Part of the Neovison vison isolate M4711 chromosome 14, ASM_NN_V1, whole genome shotgun sequence genome is shown below.
TTAGCTTGTTGTGGTGTGATTAATGTCCCCCTTTCCCTTGTGTCCCAGTTTGGACCCTAAATTCAGGAGCCAGAGTTCCAGAACAGATCAGTGGCTGGCCTAGGGTTAGGTATCCTGGGGAGATAGAGGACTGCAGTCCAGGGCTGTCCTCTCAAGCCCTTGCACCCCTACCTCCAGCCCACCTCTCTGGAACACACACTCTTACTGAAACTCGTCTCAGTGATGTTCTAGTCACTGGATGGGGAAGGCTGCTCGGTATCCTTGTCCTGTTCTCCAGCCCTTAGGAGGTGGAACAGTGTAGTACAAAGTGCATGAGTTTAGGAGTCGGGCGAACTGGGTTTGGGTTTTGCCTCAGCTTTGTCAAAAGCTGTGCGGCCTTGTCGGCTCCCTTAACTTCCCgaagcctcagtttccacgtTTGTAAAGAGTAGCTAGCCCACTATCTTCATAGCAGCAGGGAAGGTTAAGATAATGGGGGCTGAGCACCTTCACTATAGATGCTCATCAGATGGTAGCTGCTGTCTGTGGCCCCAGCTTCTTGGCTGAGCCAAATGGGCCTTTTCTGTGGCCATTTCTAGGCCTCCACCAGGAGGTCTCCAGAAGACTTTGAAACTCTCTCTAGGTGGGAATCAGATTTTCTGCAAGGAGGAGACAGCTTGGAGATAATTCTCCTTTTGTGTTTGTCTTGCCTTCCAGTTTTCCTGTCCCAGTTCAAGCTTCTGTGGAACCAAGACTCTCAGACAGACTCCAGGGCTGAGGGTGGCCGTCATGGCATGGGTCCTGCAGAGCAGACATCGCCCTCTGGGCCAGGCAGCAGCAGACCCCCTGTGGGGAGTGGCTGCAGTAGTGAAGCCACCAGCCAGGAGGGGGTGGGAGCTCGGCTTGACGAGGACGGGGATTTGGACGTCGAGAGGAGACCGCGGGCAGCTTCGGACTCCGAGCCAGCAGAGCCTCCAAGAGACAAGGTACATCCCACGATTCTAACACAGGAGGAAGATGACCCCCTGGCAGACGAAACACGAGAGAGCAGCCCCCAGGATGTCATCAGAATAGGTGAGTCCAGGTCGGCTCGCCTGCCACCGGTGCGACACTGTAGTGTGGATCAGGGCACAGGGCGTTTGCTCATGGGCTCTGTGTGCAGGCCCGGGCCAGGGTGTAGTGGACGAGTTATCAGAACCGGCGACACTGAAACTGAGCTCAGGTAGTGCCACTGCCGGCAGGAGGAGCTGTCTGGGACACACaggtccctctcctgctccccattGTTCTCAGGATACACTCCAGGCAACTGGGCCTCGCTCACAGGTCCCTGCCTGACATGGCTCCGCTCAGTGCACACCCCTCCATGCGCTTTCTCACCTGTGGGCCTCTGCTATGTTCCACTTCCTGGAGGGCCTTCCCccagcctcttctccctccctccctgcctaccttccattctttcttcagtcttttcttctcttctccttccttccttccttccttccttccatgcccatcacagagcccagtgtggggcttgaacccacgaccttagatcaggacctgagctgagatcaagagttggatgcttaactgactgagccagtcaggttcTTCCTGCTCCCAACCTCGTGTTTCTTAACACATTCCTAGTTGTACAAATCCCAGCTTCACTGTTGCCTCCCCTGGGGAGCCCTGCTGCCACCACCTCCCACATCAGTGTTTTGATTCAACTCAGCATGCTGGAGCTGTGGCTCAGGGTAGAGTTGCTGGAAGACTCAGCAGCAGCagggtgccatgggagattctggAGCCGGAGcgtggcagggagagagggaggtagaCCAGAATCGATCTGGAGGAGGCCTGCAGGCCAGTCAGAGGGACCGGGAGCTAGAAGATGGCTGGGAAGGGGAGGTAGGGATGTGGCCGAAGTGGGGCGGGAACGAGTTCCAGTGGGCgtggagaagcagcagcaagtGTCTTCCGCCGGGCAGAGGGGTGTGGTGACACCAGGATTTTAGATCCTGAAAGCGGCACATTAGAAATGCCAGTATTGATGGGAAGCTGGGGCAGGAAGTGGGCCAGTGATGTTAAGCACCTGTCATGTTTGAGGTAGGTCAAACGTCCTACCTCACTTTATAAAAAGAAGACTCTACAGCCCTCCTCTGGGGCTCAGGAGGTGTATACAGATAGCGAGCCACAAGCCTGATGCCCCACAGCTGGGGGACAGCAAGGAAGGTTCTGAATCCATGTCCATCTCCACAGCCAGGACTGTTGCCTCCCCTAGCATTGCTCATCTGGGGGGAAAGCACTCTGTGTTGAGTCTGATCAATGCGTCTGAGGCCCCCATAAGCCTGGACACTGGCATGGGTCAGGGGCACAGGGTCACGTAgagcactctgaaaaacagcagcAGCTCTCATCCATCCACATGTCCATGCAACAAGTAGTTAGTGAGTGCCTGCTCGGAACCAAGCAGGCTGTGTTCTAGTCCATTCCATTAAGGGTGATGTGGAATTCACACCAGAACCCTACTCCATGTTTTCCATGATTACCTCTGTTCCTCATAGCCTTTCCAGGGAGGAGCCTTCCCGTTTCACAGAGGTGGGAacagaggtcagagaggttgaagaacttgccccaggtcacacagccagttagTGGCAGAGTGACAATTTGCATCTAGGTCTGTCTGATTTCAGAGCCCAtgttcttttggggttttttttcttgtttgtttatttttaatattttattatttacttgacagaaagagagcacaagcaggtgaaatagcaggcagagggagagggagaagcagaccccactgagcagggagcctgatgtaggactcgattccaggaccctgggatcatgacagaggTCAtgttaaggcagacacttaaccaactgagccacccaggcgccccaccacagcCTGTGTTTTTATATCATGTTGGGAAGTTCTGTCCCGGGGGACCTGGGGGTCCTCGGGGGCCTGTGGTGGCTCATTTTGCTCTCAGCCTTCACTTAATTGGCCTTCCTGCGAGAGGAGTGGCAGACTTGGTTATTCCGTACAGAGGGTTCAGCCTCTGGTGTCTGGGTGTTTAATGTCCTGGGAATGTATCCTGCAGGCTGCAAAGTCCCACAGCAGAAGTCCCATGTGTGGTCAGGTTTCCAGCCTGCCCATCTCGCAGACTCATGGTAAGGCCCTTCCTTTCAGCATGCCGTCAGTCCTACCCACCCTGGAGGGAGCTTGTGGCAAGGCAATTAAATGCTTGAGCTGCAGGGATAACCCCTGCATGTTCCACCCCTAGCTGTATGCTTCCATCTGGGAAGGGATCAGGTCTTGGACTCTGGTGCCCTGCAGAGCTGGGCTTTGACCCACCTCAACCCTTCATGAGCCAGGTGACCTTTGACAAGTGTCTGCCCACCCAGAGACTGTGTTTGCACCTATAAACGGGCCCAGGATACTGCCCTTTGGTGATCATTTAATAAGTAATGCCCAGTATGTGCCTGTACGGGGCCTCGTACAGAGCATTTGTCAGTCTCCTGACCATCGTTTTCCTCTGACCTACAGACCAGGTCGTTGTTTTCCAGTTATGGGCCCATCTGAGAAACCAATTAAAAAGTACCCAGAGGGGAGggacacctagctggctcagtcagttgagtccctgactcttgatctcagctcaggtcttgatctcagggtcatgatgtcAGACCCCGCATTGGAGGACCAAACACCAGGGGCGTGCAGGCTGCCCCCCTCACCTCGTAGGGCAGAGCCTCGGTGAGGCTGCTTCCGACCCTGCGGGTCTGAGCCCTGCCTCGGTCCCTCAGTCCCTTCTCCTGTTCCGTTGTAAGCATGTAGTCTGATGCAGGCAAGTCTGACGTGCACGTGGAGCCCCCCCTCACTGCGCATGTGTTGTGCGTGTTTTAATTTGACAGCCATCCTCTACCTGCTTCAGAACGCGCCAGCCAGTTCGTTACCAGCAAAGATGTTTGCCACGTTCCTTTTTCCCTCTGGTTTCCTATTTCTGTTCTCTCCCCCGTCCTCCATGCCACCACCAGATTTTATTCTAATACATTTTGTGCTTGAGAATACACCTTTCCATAGTTCATCTGAAATAGGATATATACTCAAACTGACTTTTTTGACATCTGTTGTGGTGACTAGCGCGCAGTTACCAAGCACAGTAAAGTGAagttggggctgggggtgggtggtgacCAGGTTGGTCCAGGACCTGCAGTGACCCTCATCTCTAGGCTGAGGGGTGGAGACACCCAGTTATGTGAGTGACGCTCACGCAGCCCCTCCCAACTGTCTCACGACCCGTGTCTCTGCCGCTCTGGAGAACGCTCAAGTCTAGCACCCATCCGGCCATGTTTGCAGAATGCCACGCACCTCGTCTGTCTGTGTTCTGTCCGTCCCCATTTTCACGGCCCTTTCTCTTGGTTTCCATTCTGACCAGAGCACACCATGGCCACCCCCCTGGAGGATGTTGGCAAGCAGGTGGGTAGGTCCTGTCCACTTCCTGTGGCCCCAAAGGGTCTccctggagcctcacatcagtTGTCATTACTTGTCCGTCTCTCCCCCAGGTGTGGCGGGGTGCCCTGCTCCTGGCCGACTACATCTTGTTCCAACGGGACCTCTTCCAGGGACGCACCGTGCTGGAGCTCGGAGCGGGCACGGGGCTGGCCAGCATCATCGCAGCCACCGTGGCGCGTACCGTTTACTGTACAGGTAGGCCCGCCGTCGCTGGCTAAGGGGAAGTAGTCTTCTCACAGGGCCTGCTTGACTGTCAGGAAGTGAGGCAGAACAGCCAGAGATGGAACTTTGGCTGCTATTGACTTTTCCACACTTTTCCACTGGTTTTCTGCACTCTCTGCTGTTTTCTCAGTAACGCGGGGATAGCCCAGCACTGCCCGCAGGTGCAGGAACACTAACGGTGCAGGaggccctgctcccctgcccacaTCTCTCACATCCCGTGGAAGCACAGAAGGCTCAGAAAACCAGGGGGGCTCCACCTTTTTATAAGGCTTGGAAACAGGCTTCATGGTTTTTTCCCCGGTATAGAAGTCTTGCCTAGGAAGTACTTGCTTAGGAAGAACTTGTCTACTACAGTACTTGTCTCAGAAGTGGAAATTTCTTAGGACAGCAAGTCAAATTGACTCAGAATTTTACAATCCCCAGATTCGTTCAATAGTATGCAGTTTATCAAGTGTCCACTCTATGCGGATATGGTCCAAGATGCAGGAGATCCAGGAGTGAATAAGACAGAGTCTCGGTCCTCCTAGAGCTTTAGAACCATTACTTgaactgtgtgtgtatgttttttgttgctttttttttaatcatctttccccttttttttttttttttaaggttttattcatttatcggcggggggggagagcaagcacaggcagacagagaggcaggcagaggcagagggagaagcaggctccctgctaagcaaggagcccgatgtgggactcgatcccaggacactgggatcatgacctgagccgaaggcagccgcttaaccaactgagccacccaggcgctccgatctttcccctttttctctgAGTATACATACTCCCAAGTAGTAGCTGAAATTGTACTATGTATTCATTGCTATATGTTGCCAAAAATgcaggaaaacattttttcaagAGTATTTTCCAAAATCACTAGAAACTAGAAATACGACTTTTAATGATCAGgtaatatttcatctttttttttaaaccattttcctGTGTCTGGACATTTTAGTTGTTCCCATGtgctttggtgtttttgtttttctgtttgcaaTTTTCTCAGTTGCCCTGCGGTGAACACCTTTGTTCACCATTGTCTGCTGATCCTGCGATTAGGTTCTTAGAAACAGGTCTGACCCtgtttaagcttttttttttttttttttttttttaagattttatgtatttgacagagagacagcaatagagggaaacaagcagggagagtgggagagggagaagcaggcctcccactgagcagggagcccgatgcggggctcgatcccaggaccctaggaccatgacccgagttgaaggcaggtgcccaacgactgagccacccaggcgctccttttttaagcttttgttaCATATTGCCAAGTgatttctttctcagtttttatttgaaGTAAAACGTTAGACTCACATAGAAGCTGCTGAAAGGTGACAGAAAGTGCCATAGAATCCCCCATTGCCCACCGCTGCAGCAGTGATGGGATGTCACGTACCTGCAGTTCAGTGGTGACACCCAGACTTTTCCAAGGGCGCGGTGCTCTCAGCTACACCCACTCTAGCCCACACGCTTTTTCCAAAAGCATGTACCAGTTCATAAGAGGGAAGGATCTCATCAGGGGAGGGTCACTGCACTTTAAATCCTCAGTGTCTGCAGAAAGGGGACATCTGCTGCTCTGCTTTGCATCTTGTTGATCCCCAGTTCCTGTCCCCACAGCACCCATTTTGTTGCTTCTGAGAcaggaaagggaaattagggatCCCCCTGATGCTGGCACACTTTCCAGATACTGCGTTGGCCGCTGGCTGGGCGTGTGCGGGGCAGCCCCCAGTTCTGCTTCGTGCCAGGGCGCCTGTGAATTGTCAGCGAGCCCTTCCCAGAGTCGAGCCATCACGCACCACCCAAGAGCTTTGCCTGTGCCTGGTGCCCAACAACAGCATATACTCAAGTTGTCTTGTCCTTGAGAGGGGGTTTCCTGGCACAAAGAAGGGAGCTTGCATCTCCACGGCACCTTCTAGTTGGCAAAGCCTTTCGTGGGCTTCAGCGCCTGCCTGTGACTTCACAGTGACCCTGGGCAGGAGTCAGGGACCCTGTCACCATCCTTCATCCAGATGGGCAGACTAAGAGTAAGGTCAAGCGCTGGCCCCAGGTCATACACAAGGCCACTGTCacgtgtgtgggggtggggggtacacCCAGGGTTCAGACTGGTTTTCATGGAGTGGAGTTCTGTGCCCTCCCTCGGGCCGGCAAAGGGATAATTGGGGGGCAGCCCCAGGGCTCTGGTGTCCCACTGCCACTCAGCCAAAGCTGCTCTCTCTTACCTGTTTTATATGTTAGAATCCCACAGAAGATCTATTCGAACAAAAGCTCCCATAAAGCCTTACAAGCTGCTAAACTAGTTGTGTGCTGTGAGGCACACACCGTCAATGTTCTCTCCACCCAGTGGCCCCGGGAAAGGGATAGGTGTGTCCCAGGCTCTGCATGTTCCCTGGAATGGAGAGTCCTCAGTGGTGATGGGACGGGGTCAGGGCATCCACAGCCATAGGGAGCTGGGCAGATGTCACTCACACAGCTTTCTGTGCCTTTTAAGCGTACACTCTCCTAAGTGAAAATCAAGTTTTGGTAAAATACCCACAGCCCTgaaccccctgccccttcaaggaTGCATAGTACTAAGGATTGGTTCTGCGCAAAAGAAAGGGAAGCCCCACCACATCAGAGCACCAGGCAGCTCAGGAGAAACGGGTGGCCACAACCGCATGCCCGAGAGCACACCCCCAGCATGTAGGAATCTGCTCTGTGTCTCAGTGAATCTCATGAAAAAACCCACGCCTATTTCTTTCATACACAGTCAAAACAGGCACGCTCACCCTTTCCCTCTGGACTGCACAGTCCATCCCCACCAGCCCCATCATCTCTTACCAAAGGGATAAGTGGTTAAAAAGGGCCTTAAAGTGAACATAGTTCATGTTGGCAGTAAACACACAGGAGAAACTTGACTTTCCATTTTGCACCTCTCTGCAGTCAGGCTATCGACCCTGGAGAGAGTGCGTTGGTGGCCGGGGTTTCATGGCGTGCCCTTCTGTCGTTCCAGATGTCGGTGCCGATCTCTTGGCCATGTGCCAGCGAAACATTGCCCTCAACGGCCACCTGACTGCTGCTGGAGGTGAGGCCCAGCGGCTCTTCCCCGTGGGAGGGAGGGCTTTCTGTTCAGGGGTGGGACGAACACCCTGTACCGTGACCCTGGGAGCTGGGTGTGCAGACCCGGGTGAGCCACAGTCCTTGGGCTTCACGGAGCTCCGCATCCGACGGTTCTGTCCTTGCGTCATCCTCTCGTCCCATGCCCACTGCCACGTCCTGCTTTAGCTCTCCCCCTCCTGGACATCACATCAGCCCCCGCATGATCTCCCGGCTTCTTGTCTGACCCACCGAGGCTGTCTTCCATGCAGCATCTAGAATGACCTTTCAAAACGCAAGCCAGGCGCTTCACTCCACACCGGGGTGACGTCCAGGCTCCCAAACCTCCTAGTCCGACCCCTGCCTCCTTTTCCTGCCTGCCCCCGATGGCCTTGCTGTCCAGCCCCCATCCCGCCCTGTCCAGCGAGCCGAGCACTCAGTTCAcgtgctcttccctctgcccagacCACCCTCCCACCCTCATCTGCCTGATTGGTGGATTTCTGTAGCACCCGCAGAAATGAGCTGACATGAGAGATGCTGGCAGCCTCTCCTCCCCGGATTTCCTGTCCAGACCTTCTCCGAGCAGCCCAGGGGTCACTTACCTACTCAGATCAGGTCACTCCAGCCCTCGGGCTTCAGACCCTTCCGAGGTCTCCCATTTCTGTCTCAGTGGACACTGAGCCTTTCTGCCTGCCCCAGATCCCGGAGCGTTCTGGCCTTGTCGTCTATAGCCCCTGCCTCCCAGGACCTGCTCCGTGCCGGCCGTCCTGGCCTGTCTGAGGGCCCCGCCCCCTCATGTCAGTTCCTCACCATACTCAGATCCCCAGACCTCCAGACGAGGTCACAGTTCCCTACCAGAGCCTCATTTCACCTCAGACCTTTGCATTTTGACATTTGTGTGACCAGTTGAGAGGTATCTGTCACCCCACTCGGCCACACGCTCCACGGGGCAGGGGCCTATCTACGTGATCCCCCATCACATCATTGAATGCCCAGTCAACAAGAactggaagggaggagcagacaTGACTCACGTTCTCTTTGAAGCCTCCCCTGACACCCCAGGCTGCAACCAGAGCTCCTGTCTCCTCCTGTCCCCCTGGCACATATCCAAGCTGTGCTCTGACCGCATGGCCTGGTTGATACACGTTGGCCGGCCAGCCTCTCCTGCACTGCTGGTCCCCGAGGACAGGGACGCACCTTCTAAATCTTTGTATTCCTTGTGTCCAGTGCCAGACCAGAGACCTAGCACTCAAAATTTGTGCAGGGAAGGAGGAACGTGGAGAGGATGTTGGTGGAGGGACGGAGGGATTTGGGCAGAGAATGGGAAGGGTTAgccttttctctgttttgagtTGGACATTCTGCCTGGTTTTGCTTTTGCAGGCGGTGTAGTTAAGGTCAAAGAACTGGACTGGCTCAAAGACGACCTGTGCACAGGTGCGCACCTCCCCGTCCCACGGCCTGCCAGACTCACGGCCCTTTGTCCCACCTCTGGGATGTCAGCCCCGTGGCCTGGGCTAAGCAGACGGTCCTGGCTGTCCCCACGGTCCCTTGGCTCACAGCCACTCCGCTCCATCAGCCGATGAATGACGGTTGCAGGCAGCTCCCACCTGCTCTGTCACTCAGACTGGCGGTGTCCCCGTACAGTAGGCACAGTAATCCCCAAGTTTGAGGTGAGGACGGAGGCTCCGGGTTCAGTGCCTgcccagggctgggaggcagCCTCCCGACACAGTGCTCTGTCCATGGCGGGTAGTCAGCCTTGTGGCTTCAGAGCCAACTGGGTGGGAGAGTTTTCTACATTTATTATAGAGGCTGTTTTAGATCTGCATGCCTGGTTGCTCTTTGTATGAAAACTTCGGTCCCCTGCCAAACATTGAACACCTTAGGTGACCGACCTCCCCAGCAGTCCTTGAGGGCAGCGTCACTATGCCCATTCTGGTGCAGAGCTGAAACCTAGAGCGGTGAAACCCCTTTCTCGGGGTCACCCAGCAAGTTTGCGGGGGGCAGCAGTACCTGCCTCTCAAGGCAGGCAGACCCCTGGCAGCCACATGGGCAGCTGTGGCCTGAAGCTGGGGCACTAGGATTCAGACCTGCCCGGCGGGGCCTCCATTCCAAGCTACCCCCAGCTCCATTGCCTCCCGCAGCTTCTTTCAGCCTCAGAGCTGAACGTGCACAACATGGCTTTTCTTTCACAGACCCGGAGGTCCCCTTCAGCTGGTCACCGGAGGACATCTCCGACCTATACAGCCACACCACCATCCTGCTCGCGGCCGAGGGTAAGATGTCCCAGTCATGGTGACCGCGCCCCTCGGGGAGCCCTCCCTGGGGCCCGGCCTCACCCATCTGCGGTTTTCAGCCTGTGAGCTGCTGCCACTGCATGTTCATGGCGACCAGGTGTAGTGTGCAGGGTCCCCCGAGGGACGGATCTCCTGATGGTTGCATTTTCCCATTGCCCGGTTCCTTCCCCGCAGTGTTTTACGATGATGACCTCACCGACGCTCTGTTTAGAACGCTGTCCCGCCTCGTTCACAAACTGGAAAATGCCTGCACAGCCATTCTGTCTGTGGAGAAGAGGTGAGCTCTGTGCCCCCGAGAACCAGACACCCCCTTCTGAGCGCACTTAATAGTGTCGTCCTGTCACTTGCTCACTGAGCACTTGCTGGGTACCAGCAAATGCCACCCCTTACCCATGTGGCCTCCTGTCATCTGCCTGCCCCCACCTCATcggaggagagaggaaggctgGGGAGGGTAGCAGGGAACCCGTCATGGCTGACGTGTGAGCGGACGAGCCCGTAAACACACCCGTGCTCCAGAGCTGGCACAGCGGCCACCACTCTGTCGAGGGCCTCTCTTTGTGAATGTCCCCTCTGTGACACCTCAGGGCCCCAGGAATGCCTGTCTTCTCCCAGTCCAGACGGAGCCCCTCCAGGACGTTCGCACTTGAACATCCTGAGGCATTAGGGCTCCCACTGAGGGCGTGTCTGTTTTGTGGTGACACAGTACTGGACACTTGACACTGTTTTCTCCAATTCCTGTGCTGGGGCACAGCTCTTCTAAAAGCAATTGAAATAAAACCGGGgcccctggctgcctcagtcagtagagcatgtgattcctgatcttggggtcgtaAGTtcggccccacattgggtgtagagattacttaaaaataaaatcttgaaaaaaaagccatgaagccaaccctacttAACGACCCAGCAGTGCAGCATCTAGAAATCTACCCTGGGGAAGTGATCATAGCTGTGTCACTGCCGTCCCCCTGGGCATATCCATCACAGCGCTGTTCACACGGATAATATCAAGGAGCTTCTTCGGGGCACACAGGAGCAGTGACAGCACATGGACCTTGCCTGGATCCTTATTTTATAGACAAAGGGAAACCTCGAGAGCCCTGCCCTGACTAGATACTGAAATAGTAAAGAATTATCCTCACATTTGTTTCAGGTGAAACAAAGAAACAGGATCCTTTATCTTATCGAGGTACACATGGCTGTTTACGGAGGAGACACTGTGATGCTTGGCATTAGCTTTTTAATAATCCGTCTGGGTGTGCGGGGAGGCAGAGACCACAGCAGCCATGAGGTTGAAGCTGGGATGGTTGATCACACTGTCAGAAATTTCTCGTAGTTAAAGATCttggaaagaaaaggggaaaaagcaAAGAATTTGAGTGTCAGGTTAAATCGTGTTGCAGGTTAAGGTGTAGAAGTGGCCGGGCGGCCCCACTGGGAGGGCTCGGGAGGACGAGCTCTCAAGTCGCCCC
Proteins encoded:
- the METTL22 gene encoding methyltransferase-like protein 22 isoform X1 encodes the protein MDEVTFKSDTVLSDVHLYTPNHRHLMVRLNGMGQPVFLSQFKLLWNQDSQTDSRAEGGRHGMGPAEQTSPSGPGSSRPPVGSGCSSEATSQEGVGARLDEDGDLDVERRPRAASDSEPAEPPRDKVHPTILTQEEDDPLADETRESSPQDVIRIEHTMATPLEDVGKQVWRGALLLADYILFQRDLFQGRTVLELGAGTGLASIIAATVARTVYCTDVGADLLAMCQRNIALNGHLTAAGGGVVKVKELDWLKDDLCTDPEVPFSWSPEDISDLYSHTTILLAAEVFYDDDLTDALFRTLSRLVHKLENACTAILSVEKRLNFTLRHLDVTCEAYDHFRTWLQRLERLSDGRLRFAVEPVEASFPQLLVYERIQQLRGRKSSSEPPTFRSSSSVPRQGACCPWFACRGTLVLC
- the METTL22 gene encoding methyltransferase-like protein 22 isoform X2, whose protein sequence is MDEVTFKSDTVLSDVHLYTPNHRHLMVRLNGMGQPVFLSQFKLLWNQDSQTDSRAEGGRHGMGPAEQTSPSGPGSSRPPVGSGCSSEATSQEGVGARLDEDGDLDVERRPRAASDSEPAEPPRDKVHPTILTQEEDDPLADETRESSPQDVIRIEHTMATPLEDVGKQVWRGALLLADYILFQRDLFQGRTVLELGAGTGLASIIAATVARTVYCTDVGADLLAMCQRNIALNGHLTAAGGGVVKVKELDWLKDDLCTDPEVPFSWSPEDISDLYSHTTILLAAEVFYDDDLTDALFRTLSRLVHKLENACTAILSVEKRLNFTLRHLDVTCEAYDHFRTWLQRLERLSDGRLRFAVEPVEASFPQLLVYERIQQLELWKIFVEPVA
- the METTL22 gene encoding methyltransferase-like protein 22 isoform X3, whose product is MDEVTFKSDTVLSDVHLYTPNHRHLMVRLNGMGQPVFLSQFKLLWNQDSQTDSRAEGGRHGMGPAEQTSPSGPGSSRPPVGSGCSSEATSQEGVGARLDEDGDLDVERRPRAASDSEPAEPPRDKVHPTILTQEEDDPLADETRESSPQDVIRIEHTMATPLEDVGKQVWRGALLLADYILFQRDLFQGRTVLELGAGTGLASIIAATVARTVYCTDVGADLLAMCQRNIALNGHLTAAGGGVVKVKELDWLKDDLCTDPEVPFSWSPEDISDLYSHTTILLAAEVFYDDDLTDALFRTLSRLVHKLENACTAILSVEKRLNFTLRHLDVTCEAYDHFRTWLQRLERLSDGRLRFAVEPVEASFPQLLVYERIQQLVRGKSETNYP
- the METTL22 gene encoding methyltransferase-like protein 22 isoform X4, with the protein product MGPAEQTSPSGPGSSRPPVGSGCSSEATSQEGVGARLDEDGDLDVERRPRAASDSEPAEPPRDKVHPTILTQEEDDPLADETRESSPQDVIRIEHTMATPLEDVGKQVWRGALLLADYILFQRDLFQGRTVLELGAGTGLASIIAATVARTVYCTDVGADLLAMCQRNIALNGHLTAAGGGVVKVKELDWLKDDLCTDPEVPFSWSPEDISDLYSHTTILLAAEVFYDDDLTDALFRTLSRLVHKLENACTAILSVEKRLNFTLRHLDVTCEAYDHFRTWLQRLERLSDGRLRFAVEPVEASFPQLLVYERIQQLRGRKSSSEPPTFRSSSSVPRQGACCPWFACRGTLVLC